The Anopheles merus strain MAF chromosome 2L, AmerM5.1, whole genome shotgun sequence genome has a segment encoding these proteins:
- the LOC121592736 gene encoding uncharacterized protein LOC121592736, with protein MANAIRRSIPKFNRALVLPTFRSFHDEFSSKIPLEDIRKQTKGKEQHVPSARSIAAKYQVFRDTDAPVILDVDEERQIHEAGLQQPEKIHDLPDMYSGINLSRGKTGVYEIEDLVTVLRLNSAINIFVCTVPKDIKYVDYMCIVTGRSVRHMRGMAEFVRKVFKMKRHPSDIIPKIEGESSSDWMALDLGNIALHIFSTKAREQYDLESLWSVGSEFDREYNKPSEELVQLFEKHTIYLDDLKPLKKEGESGKV; from the exons ATGGCCAACGCTATAAGAAGATCCATACCGAAGTTTAATCGAGCGTTAGTATTACCTACATTCCGATCATTTCATGATGAGTTTTCGTCGAAAATTCCCCTAGAAGATATCCGCAAGCAGACGAAGGGCAAAGAGCAGCACGTCCCAAGCGCTCGCTCAATTGCTGCTAAATATCAGGTGTTTCGAGATACCGACGCACCGGTTATTCTAGACGTGGACGAGGAACGACAGATTCACGAAGCGGGTTTACAACAGCCGGAAAAGATTCACGATTTGCCAGACATGTACAGTGGTATAAATTTATCCA GAGGCAAAACAGGAGTGTACGAGATAGAAGATTTGGTAACGGTACTGCGACTGAACAGTgctataaatatttttgtatgcACGGTTCCAAAGGACATTAAGTACGTAGATTACATGTGCATCGTCACGGGTCGCAGTGTAAGACACATGCGAGGAATGGCCGAGTTTGTGCGGAAGGTGTTCAAAATGAAACGACATCCCAGCGATATCATACCAAAGATTGAAGGCGAATCTAGCAGCGACTGGATGGCGCTGGATCTAG GAAACATTGCTCTGCACATTTTCTCCACCAAGGCGAGAGAACAATACGATTTGGAGTCGCTTTGGAGCGTTGGGTCCGAGTTTGACCGAGAGTACAATAAACCGAGCGAAGAATTGGTTCAGCTGTTCGAAAAACACACCATCTATTTGGACGATTTGAAACCGCTCAAAAAAGAAGGTGAAAGTGGAAAGGTGTAA
- the LOC121592855 gene encoding GPI ethanolamine phosphate transferase 2 encodes MNARQDHIAVYTFVVFLFSFSLFCYGFFPLSFSPSTKANLDELPQGVGNASFSGVDYKPKISRAVLMVIDALRMDFVLQEENFQFLNQLLGDGKACLYRLQVHPPTVTMPRIKAMTSGAIPSFLDVILNLGSPEMKLDTFLYQMKQRQQKTVFYGDNTWTNMFPETFHRQGENSDSLYVNDFYKGDRNITKFLKLELEMYDWKLMILHYLGLDHIGHVEGPFSDKVPGKLKEMDKVIKTIYQTMDKWKQKYYTKPLLVITGDHGMRDSGGHGGSSHPETIVPVVIVSDQCAKSEETFLQIDLAPTMSILMGVAIPYASIGSVIDPALQMLHRREMLHALYYNTQRLVTKVESILHDKFTKSEWHSSFEEAKQLHQKFMKDAADISAYKRTVLLYTSVSKKLTQLLISSYIRYDILFIVIGMVMALFCAAIAVLQLLQDANASVLTLQPKLFPSINCMLLSFLLLKLLSFEKESSAEPSNCFHAVLVSLSVVYFTLWAILSHLLKIMPASLWTLLKSASLLSLFIWFGTSFHCISLGSSSFVEEEHQTWYYLTSSIMILLTLKEVSVMNSTIGTLSRHPKSDASLVEVCKEERSIFCAGSIAFLCIHVAIRRFNQTGDKWQHLPDVGDWLSKEEHKVWLSLTMLVGLCYLVYQICYMAGLLTTVLSLTASMLIYYYRAASGTVSIFGLSASNSAICLTIFWINLVEIFFIGFLPMMYRAIMGRTSQRRTGELYNNCIIIVALLSALLHKPHNVLLVGALLATSRFLAERIDRIADDKHCSILLKVITHYWLGKTFYFYQGNSNSLASIDLNAGYVGLNNFDMLRVGLFLTLHTFSGPILSFLLLLHHIFSDNERDVKHLPVVTNVRERMLTLTNVLITVPGSFFITVATVLRDHIFAWTVFSPKIIYEYFTVWLVLIQVMLVWLLLPKKSCASV; translated from the exons ATGAACGCGCGACAAGATCACATTGCGGTGTACACGTttgtggtgtttttgttttccttcagtttgttttgctacgggtTCTTTCCTCTATCATTTTCGCCTTCCACCAAAGCCAACCTAGATGAGCTACCTCAAGGCGTCGGCAATGCCAG cTTTAGCGGCGTTGACTATAAGCCAAAAATATCGAGAGCCGTGTTGATGGTGATAGACGCCCTACGAATGGATTTTGTGCTGCAGGAGGAAAACTTCCAGTTCCTCAACCAGCTGCTGGGTGATGGGAAGGCTTGTTTGTACCGTTTACAGGTACATCCACCGACGGTAACAATGCCGCGAATAAAAGCTATGACATCTGGTGCGATACCCAGCTTTCTGGACGTGATTCTGAACCTGGGCAGTCCCGAAATGAAGCTGGACACGTTCCTCTATCAAATGAAACAACGGCAGCAGAAAACAGTGTTTTACGGTGACAATACCTGGACTAACATGTTTCCAGAAACGTTTCATCGCCAGGGCGAGAACTCCGACTCACTCTACGTGAATGACTTTTACAAG GGCGACCGAAACATAACAAAGTTTCTTAAGTTGGAGCTAGAGATGTACGATTGGAAGTTAATGATTCTGCATTATCTTGGGCTGGACCACATCGGACACGTGGAGGGCCCGTTCAGTGACAAAGTACCGGGCAAGCTGAAGGAAATGGATAAAGTTATAAAAACTATCTATCAAACCATGGACAAATGG AAACAGAAGTATTACACCAAACCATTGCTAGTCATAACGGGTGATCATGGTATGCGAGATTCGGGTGGCCATGGTGGCTCGTCACATCCCGAAACGATCGTACCTGTCGTCATTGTGAGCGATCAATGTGCGAAAAGTGAAGAAACATTCCTGCAAATCGATTTAGCTCCCACCATGTCCATCTTGATGGGCGTTGCCATACCCTATGCATCGATTGGATCGGTCATTGATCCCGCACTGCAGATGCTTCATCGAAGGGAAATGCTGCACGCACTGTATTACAACACTCAAAGACTGGTCACGAAAGTGGAATCAATTTTACATGATAAATTTACAAAAAGCG AGTGGCATAGTTCCTTTGAAGAAGCGAAACAGCTACATCAGAAGTTTATGAAAGATGCAGCCGATATTTCCGCCTACAAACGAACCGTTTTGCTGTACACATCCGTGTCGAAAAAGCTAACGCAGCTGCTGATTTCAAGCTACATACGATATGACATTCTGTTTATCGTGATCGGCATGGTTATGGCTTTGTTTTGTGCTGCAATTGCAGTTTTGCAGCTTTTGCAAGATGCAAATGCGAGCGTTTTAACCCTGCAACCGAAACTCTTTCCCAGCATCAACTGTATGCTTTTAAGCTTTCTTCTACTGAAGCTTTTATCGTTCGAGAAGGAATCCTCAGCGGAACCGTCCAATTGCTTCCATGCCGTATTAGTCTCCCTGTCGGTGGTCTACTTTACGCTATGGGCAATACTTTCGCATTTGCTCAAGATCATGCCGGCATCGCTATGGACACTGCTCAAGAGTGCTTCGTTGCTTTCGCTTTTCATTTGGTTCGGTACAAGCTTTCATTGTATTTCGCTGGGCAGTAGCTCGTTCGTGGAGGAAGAGCATCAAACTTGGTACTACCTTACCAGCAGCATAATGATACTGCTTACCTTAAAAGAGGTAAGCGTAATGAACAGCACGATCGGCACACTCAGTCGACACCCGAAATCCGATGCATCGCTGGTGGAAGTGTGCAAAGAGGAACGGAGCATTTTCTGTGCCGGTTCGATCGCTTTCTTGTGCATTCACGTTGCTATACGACGCTTCAATCAAACGGGCGACAAGTGGCAACACTTACCCGACGTGGGCGATTGGCTATCAAAGGAGGAACATAAAGTGTGGCTTAGTCTGACCATGCTGGTCGGGTTGTGCTATTTGGTGTATCAAATCTGCTACATGGCCGGACTGCTCACAACTGTACTATCGCTGACGGCTTCCATGCTTATCTACTACTACCGTGCTGCGTCTGGCACCGTGAGCATCTTCGGGTTAAGCGCATCCAA CTCAGCAATTtgtttgaccattttttgGATTAATTTGGTAGAAATATTCTTTATCGGATTTTTACCAATGATGTATCGGGCAATTATGGGACGTACTTCGCAAAGACGCACGGGAGAGCTGTACAACAACTGTATTATCATCGTTGCGCTGTTGTCCGCACTACTGCACAAACCGCACAATGTATTGCTCGTTGGCGCACTGCTGGCTACGAGCAGATTTCTCGCTGAACGTATAGACCGCATTGCGGATGACAAGCACTGTAGCATATTGCTCAAAGTAATCACTCATTATTGGTTAGGGAAAACGTTTTATTTCTATCAG GGTAACTCCAACAGTTTGGCATCCATCGATCTCAACGCCGGTTATGTGGGACTGAACAATTTTGACATGCTGCGTGTGGGGTTGTTCCTTACTCTACATACCTTTAGTGGACCTATTTTAAGTTTCCTCCTATTGCTTCATCACATTTTCTCCGACAACGAACGAGATGTGAA GCATCTACCGGTGGTGACTAACGTAAGGGAAAGAATGCTTACACTTACTAACGTACTTATTACCGTACCGGGGAGCTTTTTCATAACAGTCGCTACGGTATTGCGCGACCACATTTTCGCGTGGACCGTCTTCTCGCCAAAGATCATCTATGAGTACTTTACCGTGTGGTTGGTATTGATTCAGGTAATGCTAGTCTGGCTACTGCTGCCAAAGAAATCGTGTGCCAGTGTGTGA
- the LOC121592856 gene encoding origin recognition complex subunit 1, whose protein sequence is MKSKSYNNNKFSSPITWVGKQYQPDVNCVKNRFAAFYSKCIFGALTLEVGNYVLVSDMDAAEPDSIDGCDVARIVHMYEVLNSDCTNMDPCRAIVEWYSRPSALPKLITGDENYTFDAREVIADSRFSPDISIETIFNLCWVEHVSLQTNLAEIQALKSSSRGPSFFARYKLEKASGRKWSLNALVPMVDATTPRKRRSMYDRSNEPIIETPKTPKLKLTRTKSLENMVSLSPNQKSKLIEDRWAVKLIDVKQNIDEITDILSEIEISDSENRRPTANQEKLQKVRRSSMNLRLHPKPSAYASNSGTDDECLNYSIVRDGATTSERQIKIKLRLSENQKNTESPKSLRKRVTSSSVPPEHVSPPKCRKSLLPADVESVSTPSGRSHRKSILKTPSTHASQVGTPKRNIQLSNIIEECSNGRRVSRLLELSPKKLEPLPIEEPKTPKRNSRMSSVGATLPSSASKGTPKSANKMKLIRDGTIKPNIHSRDAPVQDGANELAVARERLHVSATPSSLPCREKEYEEIYNFLEGKIFDGCGGCMYISGVPGTGKTATTTAVLRALKHLSEEEDIPKFEFVDINGMRLTEPRQAYVHIYRQLTGKTLAWEQAYNLLNKRFTTKAPRRITTVLLVDELDILCNKRQDVVYNLLNWPTMPTAQLIVVTIANTMDLPERLLMGKISSRLGLTRLTFQPYNFRQLQEIVMARLVGMSAFNSDAVQLVARKVAAVSGDARRALDICRRATELADDQARKSNESVTVSMLHVQQALTEMITSAKVKTIRSCSRLEQLFLQAVTAEVTRTGIEECNFLGVYSQFESLAAFSGIIVPNPGRAMAICARLAASRLLICECGKSDIYQKILLNISTDDVHFALQASKLL, encoded by the exons atgaaaagcaaatcgtataataataataagtttAGCTCCCCGATTACATGGGTAGGCAAGCAGTACCAACCGGATGTGAATTGTGTGAAAAATCGCTTTGCCGCGTTCTACTC GAAATGTATTTTCGGCGCCCTCACGCTAGAGGTGGGTAATTACGTACTCGTCTCTGACATGGATGCGGCGGAACCGGACTCGATCGATGGTTGTGATGTGGCACGCATCGTCCACATGTACGAGGTGTTGAATTCGGACTGCACCAATATGGACCCATGCCGAGCGATTGTGGAATGGTATTCCAG ACCATCAGCTTTACCAAAATTGATAACGGGCGACGAGAACTATACGTTCGATGCTCGTGAAGTAATTGCCGATTCTCGCTTCAGTCCCGACATATCGATTGAAACCATTTTCAACCTTTGCTGGGTGGAGCACGTGTCACTGCAGACGAATTTGGCAGAGATACAAGCGCTGAAATCTTCCTCGCGTGGTCCATCGTTTTTCGCTCGCTACAAGCTAGAAAAAGCATCCGGAAGAAAATGGTCCCTAAATGCGTTGGTTCCGATGGTCGATGCGACAACGCCACGAAAGAGAAGATCGATGTACGATCGGTCGAACGAACCGATCATAGAAACGCCTAAAACACCCAAACTGAAGCTGACGCGCACCAAGTCGTTGGAAAATATGGTTTCGCTCAGCCCGAACCAGAAAAGCAAATTAATCGAAGATCGTTGGGCCGTTAAGCTGATTGATGTGAAGCAAAACATCGATGAAATTACGGACATTCTCAGCGAGATAGAGATAAGCGATAGCGAAAACAGGAGACCGACTGCAAACCAGGAGAAGTTGCAGAAAGTCCGTAGAAGCTCAATGAATTTAAGGCTACACCCAAAGCCAAGCGCTTACGCGTCCAATAGCGGCACCGATGACGAATGTTTGAACTACTCAATCGTCAGGGACGGTGCAACAACGAGCGAGCGGCAGATAAAGATAAAACTGAGACTTTCGGAGAatcaaaaaaatacagaatCACCCAAATCGTTGCGCAAAAGAGTCACATCTTCTTCTGTTCCGCCAGAGCACGTTTCACCTCCCAAGTGCCGTAAATCGTTGCTACCTGCGGATGTTGAAAGCGTAAGCACTCCGTCGGGACGATCCCATAGGAAAAGCATTCTAAAAACACCCAGCACCCACGCATCGCAAGTTGGCACTCCAAAGCGAAACATTCAGCTTTCTAACATAATCGAGGAATGTTCCAACGGGCGCCGCGTGTCCCGCCTGCTAGAGCTGTCGCCCAAAAAACTAGAACCTCTACCGATAGAAGAACCTAAAACGCCAAAGCGAAACAGTCGTATGTCCTCTGTTGGTGCCACACTTCCTTCAAGTGCCAGCAAAGGGACGCCAAAAAGTGCGAACAAAATGAAGCTCATCCGTGACGGCACCATTAAACCTAACATTCATTCCCGCGACGCTCCAGTACAGGACGGTGCAAACGAACTGGCTGTTGCGCGTGAACGGCTGCACGTGTCGGCCACACCGAGCAGTCTGCCGTGTCGCGAGAAAGAGTACGAAGAGATTTACAACTTTTTGGAGGGCAAGATTTTCGACGGCTGCGGAGGCTGCATGTATATATCGGGAGTGCCGGGCACGGGCAAGACTGCCACCACAACGGCCGTTTTACGGGCGCTCAAACATCTGTCCGAAGAGGAGGACATACCCAAGTTCGAGTTTGTCGACATCAATGGTATGAGATTGACCGAGCCACGCCAGGCCTATGTGCACATCTATCGGCAGCTGACCGGGAAGACACTAGCCTGGGAGCAAGCGTACAATTTGCTGAACAAACGGTTCACCACGAAAGCACCGCGGCGCATCACtacggtgctgctggtggacgaGCTGGACATTCTTTGCAATAAGCGGCAGGATGTCGTGTACAACTTACTGAACTGGCCCACCATGCCAACGGCTCAGCTGATCGTTGTCACCATTGCCAACACGATGGATCTGCCCGAGCGTTTGCTGATGGGCAAAATTTCTTCTCGACTCGGGCTGACACGTTTGACGTTCCAGCCGTACAACTTCCGCCAGCTGCAGGAGATCGTAATGGCCCGCTTGGTAGGGATGAGCGCTTTCAACAGCGATGCGGTGCAACTGGTGGCGCGTAAAGTGGCAGCCGTTTCTGGCGATGCCCGTCGTGCACTGGACATTTGTCGCAGGGCCACCGAATTGGCCGACGATCAGGCAAGAAAATCGAACGAGTCGGTTACGGTGTCCATGCTACACGTGCAGCAAGCTCTGACGGAAATGATCACCAGCGCGAAGGTGAAAACCATCCGCAGCTGTTCCCGGTTGGAGCAACTGTTTCTGCAAGCCGTTACAGCGGAGGTCACCCGTACCGGTATCGAGGAATGCAATTTTCTGGGCGTTTATTCGCAGTTCGAATCGCTGGCCGCATTTTCGGGTATTATCGTGCCCAATCCAGGCCGGGCTATGGCGATTTGTGCGCGTCTGGCGGCATCCCGCCTGCTCATATGCGAATGCGGTAAAAGTGATATTTATCAGAAAATTTTACTCAACATCAGCACGGACGATGTACATTTTGCCCTGCAGGCTAGCAAATTGCTTTAA
- the LOC121593837 gene encoding DNA replication licensing factor MCM4, translating into MSSPARSTRSRRGGDSSQENSQRTPMKQSTSNSETETPMRIGSSMPTNGASVAIESSDQVTVPTSPAVDQPVVQATSPYGRAAGMSQIDISSPLNYGTPSSMGSIRTPRSGVRGTPMRQRPDLRVDKLPRQVNVGSSDAHLDPIQEESQASAGDIPSSGPRLVVWGTNVVVTECMSKFKQFILRYIDPNAAQDELTEGINLNEPLYMQKLEEIHTLEEPYLNFNCSHLKTFDETLYRQLICYPQDVIPALDMAVNEMFFERYPAAILEHQIQVRPFNADKTRNMRALNPEDIDQIITISGMVIRTSNIVPEMRCAFFKCSICSFSVVVELERGRIAEPTLCSHCNTNHCFQLIHNRSQFADRQLIKLQESPDDMAAGQTPHNVLLMAHEDLVDKVQPGDRVTVTGIYKAMPIQENPRQSAMKSVYRTHIDVLHFRKVDEKRLYEEEEGKDHMFPPERIELLKKIAEKPDVYDRLVRCIAPSIYENTDIKKGILLQMFGGSKKKQATSGRQNFRAEIHILMCGDPGTSKSQLLQYVYNLVPRTQYTSGRGSSAVGLTAYVTKDAETRQLVLQTGALVLADNGVCCIDEFDKMNDSTRSVLHEVMEQQTLSIAKVGIICQLNARTSILAAANPSESQWNKNKTIIENVQLPHTLMSRFDLIFLILDPQDEVFDRRLAAHLVSMYYATREEDEDTLVDMSVLRDYIAYAKEHINPVLSEEAQLRLIQVYVDMRKVGAGRGQISAYPRQLESLIRLSEAHAKVRLSETVDVQDVEEAWRLHREALKQSATDPLSGKIDVGILTTGLSSEARKKRAEVVKSIKANLKAKGKISTIPYQKLFGEIKDGSQVLITKEMFEDALKELQDEGVIVIVGNNTIRVC; encoded by the exons ATGTCTAGCCCTGCAAGATCAACCCGTAGCCGTCGGGGAGGAGATAGTTCCCAGGAAAATTCTCAAAGAACTCCAATGAAGCAGA GCACTTCCAACAGTGAAACGGAAACGCCAATGCGCATTGGAAGCAGCATGCCGACCAACGGGGCGAGTGTGGCGATCGAAAGCTCCGATCAAGTAACGGTGCCCACCTCGCCCGCGGTCGATCAGCCGGTGGTGCAGGCGACCAGTCCCTACGGCCGTGCTGCTGGTATGAGCCAGATTGACATCAGCTCGCCGCTGAACTATGGAACACCCAGCTCGATGGGATCGATTCGTACGCCCAGATCCGGTGTTCGCGGTACACCAATGCGCCAGCGACCGGATTTGCGGGTGGATAAGCTTCCGCGCCAAGTGAATGTGGGCAGCTCGGATGCACATCTCGATCCGATACAAGAAGAGAGCCAAGCTTCGGCTGGTGACATTCCTAGCTCCGGTCCCCGTTTGGTTGTGTGGGGCACGAATGTCGTTGTGACGGAATGCATGAGCAAGTTTAAGCAATTCATCTTGCGCTACATCGACCCGAATGCGGCACAGGATGAATTGACGGAAGGCATCAATCTCAATGAGCCACTGTACATGCAGAAGCTGGAAGAG ATCCACACATTGGAGGAACCGTACTTGAACTTCAACTGTTCGCATTTGAAAACATTTGACGAGACATTGTACCGTCAGCTGATATGTTATCCGCAAGAC GTGATCCCTGCGCTGGATATGGCGGTGAACGAGATGTTCTTCGAGCGATACCCGGCAGCTATACTTGAGCATCAGATTCAAGTACGTCCGTTCAATGCGGACAAGACACGCAATATGCGTGCACTCAACCCAGAGGATATTGATCAAATCATCACGATCAGCGGCATGGTGATCCGTACGTCGAACATCGTGCCCGAAATGCGCTGTGCGTTCTTCAAGTGCTCGATTTGCAGCTTCTCCGTCGTGGTGGAGCTGGAGCGGGGCCGCATTGCAGAGCCAACGCTTTGTTCGCACTGCAACACGAACCATTGCTTCCAGCTCATCCACAATCGCTCGCAGTTCGCTGATCGTCAGCTAATTAAGCTGCAGGAATCGCCGGACGATATGGCAGCTGGGCAAACGCCCCACAACGTGCTGCTGATGGCGCACGAAGATTTGGTGGACAAAGTGCAGCCGGGTGACCGTGTTACGGTGACCGGTATCTACAAGGCGATGCCGATACAGGAGAACCCTCGTCAATCGGCAATGAAATCGGTCTACCGCACGCACATCGATGTGCTGCACTTCCGCAAGGTGGACGAGAAGCGGCTgtacgaggaggaggagggtaAGGACCACATGTTCCCACCGGAGCGGATTGAGCTGCTGAAGAAGATTGCGGAGAAACCGGATGTGTACGATCGGTTGGTGCGCTGTATCGCTCCGTCCATCTACGAGAACACGGACATCAAGAAGGGCATCTTGTTGCAGATGTTTGGCGGGTCGAAGAAAAAGCAGGCCACCTCTGGGCGGCAGAACTTCCGTGCCGAAATACACATTCTGATGTGCGGTGATCCTGGAACGTCCAAATCGCAGCTGCTTCAGTACGTGTACAACTTGGTACCACGCACCCAGTACACATCCGGCCGTGGCTCTTCGGCGGTCGGTTTGACGGCCTACGTTACGAAGGACGCCGAGACGCGACAGCTGGTGCTGCAAAC TGGTGCTTTGGTGCTGGCAGACAATGGCGTGTGCTGTATCGATGAGTTCGACAAGATGAACGATTCGACCAGAAGCGTGTTGCATGAGGTGATGGAACAGCAAACGTTAAGCATTGCAAAGGTGGGGATTATCTGCCAGTTGAACGCTCGCACATCGATTCTGGCTGCAGCCAATCCTTCCGAATCTCAAtggaacaagaacaagacgaTCATTGAAAACGTGCAGCTACCGCACACGCTGATGTCCCGCTTCGACTTGATTTTCCTAATCTTGGACCCTCAGGACGAGGTGTTTGATCGGCGGCTCGCGGCTCACTTGGTTTCCATGTACTATGCAACGCGCGAAGAGGACGAAGATACGCTAGTG GACATGAGTGTGCTGCGTGACTACATTGCATATGCCAAGGAACACATCAATCCAGTGCTGTCTGAGGAAGCCCAGCTGCGGCTCATTCAAGTGTACGTCGACATGCGAAAGGTGGGCGCAGGTAGAGGGCAAATTTCGGCCTACCCTCGGCAGCTGGAAAGTTTGATCCGTCTGTCGGAGGCTCACGCTAAGGTGCGCCTCAGCGAAACGGTAGATGTGCAGGACGTCGAGGAAGCCTGGCGACTTCATCGAGAGGCGCTGAAACAATCGGCGACTGATCCACTGTCCGGCAAGATTGATGTCGGTATCCTTACCACGGGCTTGTCCAGTGAGGCTCGCAAAAAGCGCGCGGAAGTAGTGAAGTCAATCAAGGCAAATCTTAAAGCAAAGGGTAAAATCTCCACCATTCCATATCAGAAACTGTTTGGCGAAATCAAGGACGGTTCACAAGTG ctCATTACGAAAGAAATGTTTGAAGACGCTCTGAAGGAATTGCAGGACGAAGGAGTGATCGTTATCGTTGGCAACAACACGATTCGCGTTTGTTAA
- the LOC121592511 gene encoding rhythmically expressed gene 2 protein, with the protein MSLSRFRLITFDVHNTLLQFRSSPGKKYGEIGAMFGISNNNNQLVSNYVQSWHKMNRLHPNFGLKTKITYKQWWQMMIDGIFNENGTHNTPPEKIEQMTEHFMEYFKTSVFWQHCYGSVDFLNYLKLQRHVESSGQKEPPFKLGVISNFDPRLDVLLRNMKINHYFDFVLNSYDVGYMKPAPEIFDRAMKAAEIKDLKPHQCLHIGATPATDYFGARNAGWYSLLVHEKSAEELTRKYGQLVEDNHVFSSLFDIHKKISNDYMRW; encoded by the exons ATGAGTTTGTCCCGATTCCGTTTGATTACGTTCGATGTACATAATACGCTGCTACAGTTCCGCTCTAGCCCAGGCAAGAAGTATGGTGAAATTGGTGCAATGTTCGGTataagcaacaacaacaaccaactaGTCTCAAATTACGTCCAGAGCTG GCACAAAATGAATCGGCTCCATCCGAACTTTGGACTGAAGACGAAAATTACCTACAAACAATGGTGGCAGATGATGATAGACG gcatttttaatgaaaatggtACACACAACACGCCGCCAGAGAAGATTGAACAGATGACCGAACATTTCATGGAGTACTTCAAAACGAGCGTCTTTTGGCAACATTGCTATGGTTCGGTGGACTTTCTGAATTACCTGAAGCTTCAGCGGCATGTGGAGTCCAGTGGACAGAAAGAACCACCGTTCAAGCTAGGAGTGATCTCAAACTTTGACCCCCGGCTAGACGTATTGTTGCGGAACATGAAAATCAACCACTATTTCGACTTTGTGCTGAACTCGTATGATGTGGGCTATATGAAACCGGCTCCGGAAATATTTGACCGTGCGATGAAGGCAGCCGAGATTAAGGATCTTAAACCACACCAATGTTTACATATTGGGGCGACACCGGCGACCGATTACTTTGGCGCACGAAATGCTGGATGGTACAGTCTGCTGGTGCACGAAAAGTCGGCGGAAGAGTTGACACGAAAATACGGCCAGCTGGTCGAGGACAACCATGTGTTTTCTAGTCTGTTTGATATTCACAAGAAGATATCGAATGATTACATGAGATGGTAA
- the LOC121592857 gene encoding protein immune deficiency — protein sequence MVKFSNLMGTLFNKSAASKLETDAAPLPPRRKADAYGDETMAHTNTPTAAAAATQNGNFPNGVQVVPGTENLALVPSGSSQSLEPVVGEHHTATPQTVVNNVQHNTLTAPQTSISNTTGMQVYQIRNASNLHIGNSYTFNTAAVVDEGASSSGSLPGAGSTVKWAHLRLSNTISQMMHSKEEVDTELLDTVSRHLGYEWKSFARRLEYSEGQIDAFEADNSTLAEQIYSFMLDWTRNDDDPTLGRLVTLLWNNKHKETVYYIKQVWKKRKEDKNSPERSS from the exons ATGGTGAAGTTTTCAAATCTAATGGGCACTCTGTTCAATAAAAGTGCAGCATCGAAGCTAGAGACCGATGCTGCTCCATTGCCGCCCCGACGAAAAGCTGATGCGTACGGGGACGAGACTATGGCTCACACCAACActcctactgctgctgctgctgctacgcaAAATGGGAATTTCCCAAATGGTGTGCAGGTAGTGCCAGGAACGGAAAACTTAGCACTTGTTCCGAGCGGATCGTCACAGTCGTTAGAACCAGTTGTGGGGGAGCATCACACAGCGACACCGCAGACGGTGGTGAACAATGTGCAGCACAACACGCTCACAGCCCCCCAAACCTCCATCTCCAACACAACTGGAATGCAGGTGTATCAGATAAGGAACGCGAGCAATCTACACATCGGAAACAGCTACACGTTTAATACTGCGGCCGTGGTGGACGAAGGTGCTTCCTCGAGCGGATCGTTGCCGGGTGCCGGATCCACCGTGAAGTGGGCACACTTGCGACTGTCGAACACTATTTCGCAAATGATGCACAGCAAGGAAGAGGTGGACACGGAGCTGCTTGATACGGTGTCGCGCCATTTGGGCTATGAATGGAAAAGCTTCGCCCGTAGGCTTGAATACTCGGAGGGGCAAATCGATGCCTTTGAAGCGGACAACTCCACACTGGCTGAG CAAATATACAGCTTTATGTTAGACTGGACCCGCAACGATGATGATCCTACACTTGGCCGTCTTGTGACGTTGTTGTGGAACAACAAGCACAAGGAAACAGTATACTACATTAAACAGGTgtggaaaaaacgaaaagaagataaaaatTCTCCCGAACGGAGTAGTTAG